The following are encoded in a window of Puntigrus tetrazona isolate hp1 unplaced genomic scaffold, ASM1883169v1 S000000373, whole genome shotgun sequence genomic DNA:
- the mef2ca gene encoding myocyte enhancer factor 2ca isoform X1 → MGRKKIQIARIMDERNRQVTFTKRKFGLMKKAYELSVLCDCEIALIIFNSTNKLFQYASTDMDKVLLKYTEYNEPHESRTNSDIVETLRKKGLNGCDSPDIDAEDSGHSPESDDKYRKINEDIDLMISRQRLCAIPQSNYDMPVSIPVSNPNSLIYSHPGASLGNPNMLPLAHPSLQRNSMSPGVTHRPPSAGNTGGLMGPDLSSGVGTSAGNGYGNHRNSPGLLVSPGSMSKNMQAKSPPPMTMTMSNRKPDLRVLIPPSSKNTMPSISEDVDMLLNQRINNSQSAQSLSTPVVSVATPTLPGQGMGGYPSAISTSYGTEYSLSSGDLSSLTGFNSSASLHLGSMTGWPQNMQHSGLGHLGNCSSTALCQSSTLSLPSNQSLHIKSEPVSPPRDRAGGTPGIYGQPPPPPPPQQQQPAAASQQGQLRQDAGRSPVDSLSSCGSSYEGSDREEHRVDFHSPMGLLRPSPDERQSPSVKRMRLSEGWAS, encoded by the exons gttACGTTTACAAAGAGGAAGTTTGGACTAATGAAGAAAGCCTATGAGCTGAGTGTCCTGTGCGACTGTGAGATCGCTCTCATCATCTTCAACAGCACTAATAAACTGTTCCAGTACGCCAGCACCGACATGGACAAAGTTCTGCTTAAATACACTGAGTACAATGAGCCCCATGAGAGTCGGACTAATTCGGACATCGTGGAG ACTCTGAGGAAGAAGGGTCTAAATGGCTGTGACAGTCCTGATATTGATGCTGAAGATTCAGGCCACAGTCCAGAATCTGATGACAAATATCGTAAAATCAACGAGGACATTGACCTGATGATCAGCAGGCAGAGACTGTGT GCCATCCCTCAGTCTAATTATGACATGCCCGTCTCAATCCCTGTGAGCAACCCCAACAGTCTGATCTACAGCCACCCGGGAGCGTCCCTGGGCAACCCCAACATGCTGCCGCTGGCCCACCCCTCCCTGCAGAGGAACAGCATGTCCCCTGGAGTGACCCACCGGCCCCCGAGTGCAGGCAACACAG GTGGCCTCATGGGTCCAGACCTCAGCAGCGGAGTGGGCACCAGCGCCG GAAACGGGTATGGAAACCACCGCAACTCCCCTGGTCTGCTGGTCTCTCCGGGGAGCATGAGCAAGAACATGCAGGCCAAATCTCCTCCGCCCATGACCATGACCATGAGCAACCGCAAACCCGACCTGCGTGTCCTCATCCCTCCCAGCTCAAAGAACACCATGCCCTCCATC TCGGAGGATGTTGACATGTTGCTG AACCAGAGAATAAACAACTCACAGTCGGCCCAGTCTCTGAGCACACCGGTGGTGTCTGTAGCCACGCCCACTCTGCCAGGACAGGGAATGGGCGGCTACCCATCAGCCATCTCTACCTCATATGGTACAG aATATTCTCTCAGCAGTGGAGACCTGTCCTCTCTGACCGGTTTTAACAGCTCAGCTTCTCTTCATCTGGGTTCTATGACCGGATGGCCACAAAACATGCAGCATTCTGGTCTTGGACATCTAGG GAACTGCAGCAGCACGGCGTTATGTCAGAGCTCCACCCTCTCGCTGCCGTCCAATCAGAGCCTGCACATCAAGTCCGAACCCGTGTCCCCTCCCCGAGACCGGGCCGGAGGCACCCCGGGCATCTACGGCCAGCCTCCGCCCCCTCCTCCgccccagcagcagcagccggcgGCGGCCTCTCAGCAGGGTCAGCTGCGGCAGGACGCGGGCCGCTCTCCGGTCGACAGCCTGAGCAGCTGCGGCAGCTCGTACGAGGGCAGCGACCGCGAGGAGCACCGCGTCGACTTCCACTCGCCCATGGGACTGCTGAGACCCTCTCCGGACGAGCGGCAGAGCCCGTCCGTCAAGCGCATGCGTCTGTCCGAGGGCTGGGCCTCGTGA
- the mef2ca gene encoding myocyte enhancer factor 2ca isoform X2, whose product MGRKKIQIARIMDERNRQVTFTKRKFGLMKKAYELSVLCDCEIALIIFNSTNKLFQYASTDMDKVLLKYTEYNEPHESRTNSDIVETLRKKGLNGCDSPDIDAEDSGHSPESDDKYRKINEDIDLMISRQRLCAIPQSNYDMPVSIPVSNPNSLIYSHPGASLGNPNMLPLAHPSLQRNSMSPGVTHRPPSAGNTGGLMGPDLSSGVGTSAGNGYGNHRNSPGLLVSPGSMSKNMQAKSPPPMTMTMSNRKPDLRVLIPPSSKNTMPSINQRINNSQSAQSLSTPVVSVATPTLPGQGMGGYPSAISTSYGTEYSLSSGDLSSLTGFNSSASLHLGSMTGWPQNMQHSGLGHLGNCSSTALCQSSTLSLPSNQSLHIKSEPVSPPRDRAGGTPGIYGQPPPPPPPQQQQPAAASQQGQLRQDAGRSPVDSLSSCGSSYEGSDREEHRVDFHSPMGLLRPSPDERQSPSVKRMRLSEGWAS is encoded by the exons gttACGTTTACAAAGAGGAAGTTTGGACTAATGAAGAAAGCCTATGAGCTGAGTGTCCTGTGCGACTGTGAGATCGCTCTCATCATCTTCAACAGCACTAATAAACTGTTCCAGTACGCCAGCACCGACATGGACAAAGTTCTGCTTAAATACACTGAGTACAATGAGCCCCATGAGAGTCGGACTAATTCGGACATCGTGGAG ACTCTGAGGAAGAAGGGTCTAAATGGCTGTGACAGTCCTGATATTGATGCTGAAGATTCAGGCCACAGTCCAGAATCTGATGACAAATATCGTAAAATCAACGAGGACATTGACCTGATGATCAGCAGGCAGAGACTGTGT GCCATCCCTCAGTCTAATTATGACATGCCCGTCTCAATCCCTGTGAGCAACCCCAACAGTCTGATCTACAGCCACCCGGGAGCGTCCCTGGGCAACCCCAACATGCTGCCGCTGGCCCACCCCTCCCTGCAGAGGAACAGCATGTCCCCTGGAGTGACCCACCGGCCCCCGAGTGCAGGCAACACAG GTGGCCTCATGGGTCCAGACCTCAGCAGCGGAGTGGGCACCAGCGCCG GAAACGGGTATGGAAACCACCGCAACTCCCCTGGTCTGCTGGTCTCTCCGGGGAGCATGAGCAAGAACATGCAGGCCAAATCTCCTCCGCCCATGACCATGACCATGAGCAACCGCAAACCCGACCTGCGTGTCCTCATCCCTCCCAGCTCAAAGAACACCATGCCCTCCATC AACCAGAGAATAAACAACTCACAGTCGGCCCAGTCTCTGAGCACACCGGTGGTGTCTGTAGCCACGCCCACTCTGCCAGGACAGGGAATGGGCGGCTACCCATCAGCCATCTCTACCTCATATGGTACAG aATATTCTCTCAGCAGTGGAGACCTGTCCTCTCTGACCGGTTTTAACAGCTCAGCTTCTCTTCATCTGGGTTCTATGACCGGATGGCCACAAAACATGCAGCATTCTGGTCTTGGACATCTAGG GAACTGCAGCAGCACGGCGTTATGTCAGAGCTCCACCCTCTCGCTGCCGTCCAATCAGAGCCTGCACATCAAGTCCGAACCCGTGTCCCCTCCCCGAGACCGGGCCGGAGGCACCCCGGGCATCTACGGCCAGCCTCCGCCCCCTCCTCCgccccagcagcagcagccggcgGCGGCCTCTCAGCAGGGTCAGCTGCGGCAGGACGCGGGCCGCTCTCCGGTCGACAGCCTGAGCAGCTGCGGCAGCTCGTACGAGGGCAGCGACCGCGAGGAGCACCGCGTCGACTTCCACTCGCCCATGGGACTGCTGAGACCCTCTCCGGACGAGCGGCAGAGCCCGTCCGTCAAGCGCATGCGTCTGTCCGAGGGCTGGGCCTCGTGA
- the mef2ca gene encoding myocyte enhancer factor 2ca isoform X3 has product MGRKKIQIARIMDERNRQVTFTKRKFGLMKKAYELSVLCDCEIALIIFNSTNKLFQYASTDMDKVLLKYTEYNEPHESRTNSDIVETLRKKGLNGCDSPDIDAEDSGHSPESDDKYRKINEDIDLMISRQRLCAIPQSNYDMPVSIPVSNPNSLIYSHPGASLGNPNMLPLAHPSLQRNSMSPGVTHRPPSAGNTGGLMGPDLSSGVGTSAGNGYGNHRNSPGLLVSPGSMSKNMQAKSPPPMTMTMSNRKPDLRVLIPPSSKNTMPSINQRINNSQSAQSLSTPVVSVATPTLPGQGMGGYPSAISTSYGTEYSLSSGDLSSLTGFNSSASLHLGSMTGWPQNMQHSGLGHLG; this is encoded by the exons gttACGTTTACAAAGAGGAAGTTTGGACTAATGAAGAAAGCCTATGAGCTGAGTGTCCTGTGCGACTGTGAGATCGCTCTCATCATCTTCAACAGCACTAATAAACTGTTCCAGTACGCCAGCACCGACATGGACAAAGTTCTGCTTAAATACACTGAGTACAATGAGCCCCATGAGAGTCGGACTAATTCGGACATCGTGGAG ACTCTGAGGAAGAAGGGTCTAAATGGCTGTGACAGTCCTGATATTGATGCTGAAGATTCAGGCCACAGTCCAGAATCTGATGACAAATATCGTAAAATCAACGAGGACATTGACCTGATGATCAGCAGGCAGAGACTGTGT GCCATCCCTCAGTCTAATTATGACATGCCCGTCTCAATCCCTGTGAGCAACCCCAACAGTCTGATCTACAGCCACCCGGGAGCGTCCCTGGGCAACCCCAACATGCTGCCGCTGGCCCACCCCTCCCTGCAGAGGAACAGCATGTCCCCTGGAGTGACCCACCGGCCCCCGAGTGCAGGCAACACAG GTGGCCTCATGGGTCCAGACCTCAGCAGCGGAGTGGGCACCAGCGCCG GAAACGGGTATGGAAACCACCGCAACTCCCCTGGTCTGCTGGTCTCTCCGGGGAGCATGAGCAAGAACATGCAGGCCAAATCTCCTCCGCCCATGACCATGACCATGAGCAACCGCAAACCCGACCTGCGTGTCCTCATCCCTCCCAGCTCAAAGAACACCATGCCCTCCATC AACCAGAGAATAAACAACTCACAGTCGGCCCAGTCTCTGAGCACACCGGTGGTGTCTGTAGCCACGCCCACTCTGCCAGGACAGGGAATGGGCGGCTACCCATCAGCCATCTCTACCTCATATGGTACAG aATATTCTCTCAGCAGTGGAGACCTGTCCTCTCTGACCGGTTTTAACAGCTCAGCTTCTCTTCATCTGGGTTCTATGACCGGATGGCCACAAAACATGCAGCATTCTGGTCTTGGACATCTAGGGTGA